Proteins encoded by one window of Pseudorca crassidens isolate mPseCra1 chromosome 3, mPseCra1.hap1, whole genome shotgun sequence:
- the ANKRD34B gene encoding ankyrin repeat domain-containing protein 34B isoform X1: MDEGIEISSDGNSLIKAVHQSRLRLTRLLLEGGAYINESNDRGETPLMIACKTKHVDHQSVSKAKMVKYLLENNADPNIQDKSGKTALMHACLEKAGPEVVSLLLESGADLSLQDHSSYSALVYAVNSEDRETLKVLLSACKAKGKEVIIIMTAKSPCGRHTTKQYLNMPPVDMDECYSPATCATPSAIDLKTASLPLSHSSETEMTLFAFKDLEPTGSRDDMGDPSSPLRKPCVAPNGPKLPQAPHWIKSAPSLKHQNRVASLQEELQDITPEEELSYKTTGLALSKRFVTRHQSIDIKDTAHLLRAFDQASSRKMSSEEINYQSLFSEGNQQCVGIPVDRDPDSNQTIFTSTLRSIVQKRNSGANHYSSDSQLSAGLIPATLDDGKTLIGKKKILSPSSSLLSGSKELLENIPPGPLSRRNHALLERRGSGAFPLDHSITQTRPGFLPPLNVNPHPPISDINVSNKISSLLSCGQKMLMPTVPIFPKEFKSKKMLLRRQSLQTEQIKQLVNF, translated from the coding sequence ATGGATGAAGGTATAGAAATTTCTAGTGATGGAAATTCCCTGATCAAAGCGGTCCATCAGAGCCGGCTTCGCCTTACAAGACTCTTGCTGGAAGGCGGCGCCTACATTAATGAGAGCAATGACAGAGGGGAAACACCTTTAATGATTGCTTGTAAGACCAAACATGTTGATCACCAGAGCGTCAGTAAAGCCAAAATGGTTAAATACCTATTAGAAAACAATGCTGATCCCAACATACAGGACAAATCCGGGAAAACTGCTTTGATGCATGCTTGCTTAGAAAAAGCTGGTCCTGAAGTTGTTTCTTTGCTCCTAGAGAGTGGGGCTGACCTCAGCTTGCAAGACCACTCTAGTTACTCGGCCCTTGTTTATGCTGTGAATTCAGAAGACAGAGAGACCCTGAAAGTCCTACTTAGTGCTTGCAAGGCAAAAGGGAAAGAGGTCATTATCATAATGACAGCAAAATCGCCCTGTGGCAGGCACACGACCAAACAGTACTTAAATATGCCTCCTGTGGATATGGATGAGTGTTATTCCCCAGCCACCTGTGCCACTCCTTCAGCAATAGACTTAAAAACAGCCTCATTGCCACTATCACACTCTTCTGAAACTGAAATGACACTTTTTGCCTTTAAAGATCTGGAACCCACAGGAAGCAGGGATGATATGGGGGACCCAAGCTCCCCCTTGAGGAAGCCTTGCGTGGCCCCTAACGGGCCGAAGCTACCTCAGGCTCCACACTGGATCAAGAGTGCCCCCTCATTAAAGCACCAGAACAGAGTGGCCTCCTTACAAGAGGAGCTCCAGGATATTACTCCAGAGGAAGAATTATCCTACAAAACCACTGGGCTGGCACTTTCCAAGCGATTCGTCACTAGGCACCAAAGTATTGATATAAAAGACACTGCACATTTGTTAAGAGCCTTTGACCAGGCCAGCTCAAGAAAGATGTCATCTGAGGAAATAAATTATCAATCATTGTTTTCAGAAGGAAATCAGCAATGCGTTGGCATCCCAGTTGACCGGGACCCAGACTCTAACCAGACAATATTTACTTCCACCTTAAGAAGTATAGTTCAAAAAAGAAACTCAGGAGCAAATCACTATAGCTCTGATTCCCAGCTCTCAGCTGGTCTCATCCCTGCAACTTTAGATGATGGCAAAACActtataggaaagaaaaagatcctCTCACCATCTTCTTCTTTGTTGTCAGGATCCAAAGAATTGCTGGAGAATATCCCACCAGGTCCCCTGAGCAGGAGAAATCATGCCCTTTTAGAAAGGCGTGGCTCGGGAGCTTTCCCTTTAGATCACAGCATTACACAAACCAGACCAGGATTTCTGCCACCCTTAAATGTGAATCCTCACCCTCCCATCTCAGATATCAATGTCAGCAACAAGATTTCCAGCCTTCTTTCTTGTGGTCAAAAAATGCTTATGCCAACAGTTCCTATTTTCCCCAAAgaattcaaaagtaaaaaaatgttGTTAAGGAGACAATCATTGCAAACAGAACAAATTAAGCAATTAGTAAATTTTTAA